A window from Peromyscus eremicus chromosome 5, PerEre_H2_v1, whole genome shotgun sequence encodes these proteins:
- the LOC131910844 gene encoding prolactin-8A8-like encodes MEIIKQLLMHRTSRTNITAEKDNVSEFEKLEIIKDINASSLSGSCFYFAGTLVLLVVMNLLLWEKAASNPECHTDVWDCWEPLVETFNSAINRAQTIHNLAEQIQQEFFHNEFSSGPFTTILVQLMRSNQTVYRARTHCHANIMNPPVHGTEHINVRTKKYLKMLINYVGAWSSPLFHLAIELSAMPAVPETILSKANEIEKNNKELLDDLRWILTEAYPTAKIMEKFPTWELLPFIKSNNNNDKFLAMFNLSFCLRTGIFHTVNHLKTLKCRITGKDC; translated from the exons ATGGAGATCATTAAACAACTCCTAATGCACAGGACATCTAGAACAAATATTACAGCTGAAAAGGACAATGTTTCAGAGTTTGAAAAATTGGAAATTATCAAGGAT ATTAATGCATCATCCCTAAGTGGCTCTTGTTTCTATTTTGCAGGGACACTCGTGCTGCTGGTGGTGATGAACCTGCTCCTGTGGGAGAAAGCTGCATCAAATCCCGAGTGTCACACCGATGTTTGGGACTGCTGGGAGCCCCTTGTGGAAACCTTTAACAGTGCCATCAACCGAGCTCAAACCATCCATAATCTTGCTGAACAAATCCAGCAAGAGTTT TTCCACAATGAATTCTCTTCTGGACCATTTACGACTATA ctTGTACAATTGATGAGGAGTAATCAGACAGTTTACAGGGCAAGAACACACTGCCACGCTAATATCATGAACCCTCCAGTTCATGGAACTGAACACATAAATGTAAGA accaaaaaatatttaaaaatgttgatCAATTATGTGGGTGCCTGGAGCAGCCCTCTATTCCATCTAGCGATTGAATTGAGTGCCATGCCAGCTGTCCCTGAAACTATTCTTTCAAAAGCCAATGAGATtgaaaagaacaacaaagaacTCCTGGATGACCTTAGGTGGATACTCACTGAG GCCTATCCTACAGCAAAGATAATGGAAAAATTCCCTACCTGGGAACTTCTTCCATtcataaaatcaaataataacaACGATAAATTTTTGGCGATGTTTAACCTTTCCTTCTGCCTACGCACTGGTATATTCCACACTGTAAATCATCTCAAAACATTGAAGTGTCGAATAACTGGGAAAGATTGCTAA